In Populus alba chromosome 1, ASM523922v2, whole genome shotgun sequence, a single window of DNA contains:
- the LOC118028056 gene encoding U-box domain-containing protein 13, with protein sequence MEEEEKGGGEVVEILIETVNKIASISDYRCTVKKQYCNLARRLKLLIPMLEEIRDSKDSIIPQQTLKALVLLKQALDSAKDLLIFGCEGSKIYLVLEREQIMNKYHEVTAKLEQALTGISYEGLDISDEVKEQVELVLAQFRRAKGRVDATDVELYEDLLSLYNKTNDSASDLAVLRRISEKLQLMGIADLTQESLALHEMVGATGGDPGESIEKMSMLLKKIKDFVQTENPNLDAPEREKNLPPSGSGQAIVDGSRQMPVIPDDFRCPISLELMKDPVIVSTGQTYERSCIEKWLGAGHDTCPKTQQKLTSTALTPNYVLRSLIAQWCEANGIEPPKRPSSSGTSKTVSTCSPAELTKIKILLQKLKSGCVEDQRSAAGEIRLLAKHNADNRVAIAQAGAIPLLVGLLSTPDPCIQEHAITALLNLSICEDNKGNIVSAGAVPGIVHVLKKGSMEARENAAATLFSLSVVDENKVTIGFLGAIPPLVTLLSEGTQRGKKDAATALFNLCIYQGNKGKAVRAGVVPTLMCLLTETGGGMVDEALAILAILASHPEGKATIGAAEAVPVLVEVIRNGSPRNRENAAAVLVHLCSGDQKHMVEAQEHGVMGPLVDLAQNGTDRGKRKAQQLLERISRFVEQQNHSQAQTEAHIQQPQPSSMANFGDS encoded by the exons atggaggaagaagagaaaggagGAGGTGAGGTAGTAGAGATTTTGATTGAGACAGTGAACAAGATTGCTTCGATCTCAGATTACAGATGTACGGTCAAGAAACAGTATTGCAATCTAGCCAGGAGGTTGAAGTTGTTGATACCAATGTTGGAAGAGATTAGAGACAGCAAAGACTCCATCATCCCTCAACAAACTCTCAAAGCTCTTGTTTTGCTCAAACAAGCTTTGGATTCCGCTAAAGATTTGCTTATATTTGGTTGCGAAGGAAGCAAGATTTActtg GTCCTAGAGAGGGaacaaattatgaataaatACCATGAGGTGACAGCTAAATTGGAGCAAGCTCTAACTGGAATTTCCTATGAAGGCCTGGACATATCTGATGAAGTTAAGGAACAG GTTGAGCTTGTCCTTGCTCAATTTAGAAGAGCCAAAGGAAGGGTCGATGCTACTGATGTTGAGCTGTATGAAGATCTCTTGTCCCTTTACAACAAGACCAATGATTCAGCATCAGATCTTGCTGTCCTAAGAAGAATATCTGAAAAATTACAATTGATGGGAATAGCTGACCTTACACAAGAGTCTCTAGCTTTGCATGAGATGGTTGGTGCTACTGGAGGAGATCCTGGGGAGAGCATTGAGAAGATGTCGATGctattgaagaaaattaaagattttgtgCAAACAGAAAATCCAAACCTGGATGCAcctgaaagagaaaagaatctTCCCCCAAGTGGCAGTGGACAAGCTATTGTTGATGGAAGTCGCCAGATGCCAGTTATACCAGATGATTTCCGCTGTCCAATATCCCTGGAATTGATGAAGGATCCTGTAATTGTTTCAACAGGGCAG ACCTATGAACGTTCCTGCATTGAGAAATGGCTGGGAGCAGGACATGACACTTGTCCAAAGACGCAACAGAAACTCACTAGTACTGCTCTGACACCCAACTACGTTCTACGAAGCCTCATAGCACAGTGGTGTGAAGCCAATGGCATTGAGCCACCAAAAAGGCCCAGCAGTTCTGGAACAAGTAAAACTGTATCTACTTGCTCACCTGCTGAGcttacaaagattaaaattctCCTCCAGAAGCTTAAATCTGGCTGTGTAGAAGACCAGCGGTCTGCTGCCGGGGAGATCCGTCTTCTTGCCAAGCACAACGCTGATAATCGTGTGGCTATTGCTCAAGCTGGTGCAATCCCTCTTCTTGTTGGCCTCCTCTCGACACCTGACCCTTGCATCCAAGAGCATGCAATTACAGCGCTTCTTAACCTCTCCATATGCGAAGATAACAAAGGAAACATTGTATCAGCTGGGGCAGTTCCTGGTATTGTGCATGTGCTCAAGAAGGGCAGCATGGAAGCTCGAGAAAATGCTGCAGCCACCCTTTTCAGCCTTTCAGTTGTGGATGAAAATAAGGTTACAATTGGTTTTCTGGGGGCTATCCCACCTCTGGTGACACTTCTAAGTGAAGGTACACAAAGGGGGAAGAAGGATGCAGCGACTGCACTTTTCAACTTGTGCATCTACCAGGGGAACAAGGGAAAGGCAGTGAGGGCTGGAGTTGTGCCCACATTGATGTGTCTATTAACAGAAACGGGAGGTGGAATGGTGGATGAGGCACTGGCTATACTAGCAATACTGGCTAGCCACCCTGAAGGGAAGGCAACCATTGGAGCTGCAGAGGCAGTGCCAGTTTTGGTGGAAGTTATCAGGAATGGGTCACCCAGGAACAGAGAGAATGCAGCAGCAGTGCTGGTGCATCTTTGTTCTGGAGACCAGAAACATATGGTAGAGGCACAAGAACATGGAGTTATGGGACCGCTGGTGGATTTGGCACAAAATGGCACAGACCGGGGAAAGAGGAAGGCTCAACAGTTGCTTGAGCGTATAAGCAGATTTGTTGAGCAACAAAATCACTCTCAGGCACAAACTGAGGCTCATATCCAGCAGCCTCAGCCATCCTCCATGGCTAATTTTGGTGATAGTTGA